The Arcanobacterium pinnipediorum genome includes a region encoding these proteins:
- a CDS encoding DUF2314 domain-containing protein, translating into MTTTEATREWELWDAQELASLIDGFPIPSLEQLQEIQPGDIVKLVFGLTDPETDIAAERMWVIVNELAGTGFIGTLDTDPEVIESLTAGDEIHFDASHVIEIFDEDAPQGSAGGCGGNCNCTCGQ; encoded by the coding sequence ATGACCACCACCGAAGCCACTCGCGAATGGGAACTATGGGACGCCCAAGAATTAGCTTCTCTAATTGACGGATTCCCCATTCCATCTCTTGAACAATTACAAGAGATTCAACCCGGTGATATCGTCAAGCTGGTTTTTGGTCTGACCGATCCAGAAACTGATATCGCCGCAGAACGCATGTGGGTGATTGTCAATGAGCTTGCTGGAACTGGTTTCATCGGCACGCTTGATACCGACCCTGAAGTTATTGAGTCCTTAACTGCCGGCGATGAAATTCACTTCGACGCCAGCCACGTTATTGAGATTTTCGACGAAGATGCACCGCAAGGTAGCGCAGGTGGATGCGGTGGCAACTGTAATTGCACCTGCGGGCAATAG
- a CDS encoding 5-formyltetrahydrofolate cyclo-ligase, with product MNSALTLPDTSGMDIEEAKQAVRALIRERRKSRAHQFSSEWVEPVLQFTDGLDVVTCYVSLPDEPPTGPVLDALAAAGKTILLPKLGPGLTRAWAEYRGKSDLAQLAPGRPLEPSGPALPQDVLADVDAMVIPGLAISASGQRMGQGGGWYDRVLKTDNLTSRIGQMVFPWEFFTTDLPQNELDVLIPYVLLPSGWSATAASRN from the coding sequence ATGAACTCGGCACTGACATTACCCGATACATCCGGTATGGATATCGAAGAAGCAAAGCAGGCCGTTCGCGCACTGATTCGCGAGCGGCGCAAGAGCAGAGCACACCAGTTTTCGTCCGAATGGGTTGAACCGGTTCTGCAATTTACTGACGGTCTCGACGTCGTCACATGCTACGTCTCCTTACCCGACGAACCTCCTACCGGGCCAGTCCTCGACGCGTTAGCGGCAGCCGGGAAAACGATTTTGCTCCCGAAACTTGGCCCTGGCCTGACGCGAGCCTGGGCAGAATACCGCGGGAAATCAGATTTAGCTCAGCTCGCTCCGGGCCGTCCGCTTGAACCATCGGGCCCAGCGTTACCCCAAGACGTCTTAGCCGACGTCGATGCCATGGTTATCCCCGGACTTGCGATTTCTGCGTCGGGCCAACGTATGGGGCAAGGCGGAGGCTGGTATGATCGCGTCCTCAAAACTGATAACCTCACTAGTCGAATTGGCCAAATGGTTTTTCCGTGGGAATTTTTCACCACCGACCTGCCACAAAATGAGTTAGATGTTCTCATCCCCTACGTCCTCCTTCCCTCCGGCTGGAGTGCTACCGCCGCATCAAGAAACTGA
- a CDS encoding SAF domain-containing protein: MPTSISTYRRFRATLWRWRWVTILVFTTLIAHNVLSTITLTNQPRYPAVVASADLPAGHELSADDVETNLVHDLLPDMATDPADLVGFHLLTPVSSGAAIGKNQVLSPEVLAKPRPGFVIAPVLLADTGGLSMLQTGSYIDLFAPAPDSFGEGSGEAELIARHIRVAGVAQSTGESTFFRDMPDTMRFFLEIPDSTVKVILGAGTRTPLLAVLSHTPSE, translated from the coding sequence ATGCCTACTTCAATCTCAACTTACCGCCGTTTTCGAGCTACGCTGTGGCGCTGGCGCTGGGTGACAATCCTGGTGTTCACAACACTAATAGCGCACAACGTTTTATCCACAATAACGTTGACGAACCAGCCTCGTTACCCGGCAGTTGTGGCGTCAGCCGATCTACCGGCTGGCCACGAATTATCAGCAGATGATGTGGAGACCAACCTCGTACACGATCTCTTACCCGACATGGCCACCGATCCGGCAGATCTCGTCGGATTTCACCTTCTAACGCCTGTGTCTTCCGGAGCTGCGATCGGGAAGAATCAGGTGCTCTCCCCTGAGGTTCTAGCTAAACCGCGCCCTGGTTTCGTCATAGCTCCGGTATTGCTTGCTGATACTGGCGGACTATCTATGCTACAAACGGGAAGCTACATTGACTTGTTCGCACCTGCCCCCGATAGCTTTGGTGAGGGAAGTGGCGAAGCGGAGCTGATTGCGCGCCATATTCGAGTTGCCGGAGTTGCCCAAAGCACTGGAGAATCAACTTTCTTCCGTGACATGCCCGACACCATGAGGTTCTTCTTAGAAATACCTGACTCAACAGTTAAAGTAATTCTGGGCGCCGGGACGCGCACTCCACTATTAGCAGTGCTTTCCCATACGCCTAGTGAATAA
- a CDS encoding ABC transporter ATP-binding protein: MNPTLLHVHEVTKTFLTSDGPLTAVDQLSLDIPTGEIVCLLGPNGAGKTTLLDMILGLISPTAGEITIAGATPRQAISAGKISALLQTGGLNKDMKVSEILSYIGATYQSTHQISSARISEVVVQTQLNSLLDRKIGKLSGGEQQRVKFALALLPDPDLMILDEPTAGMDVTARHAFWETMHSHVRTGRTIIFATHYLEEAENFANRVILINRGRIIADGSIDQVRAIAGIRHVRARVESVNQQDLTAFETTFGAQITDQRLTCATAQSDDLARALLNAGAHDLEIISPSLDDAFTSLVAADTLAKEV, translated from the coding sequence ATGAATCCAACACTGCTACATGTGCACGAAGTGACGAAAACTTTCCTCACTTCTGACGGCCCGCTAACCGCCGTCGATCAGCTATCCCTCGATATTCCTACCGGAGAAATCGTCTGCCTTCTCGGGCCCAATGGCGCGGGTAAAACAACGTTGCTCGATATGATCCTCGGATTGATCTCACCCACAGCGGGAGAAATCACGATCGCAGGGGCAACCCCGCGCCAAGCGATTAGTGCCGGGAAAATCTCTGCGCTGTTGCAAACCGGCGGCCTGAACAAAGACATGAAAGTCAGCGAAATACTTTCCTATATCGGCGCCACGTATCAATCTACACACCAAATCTCGTCTGCTCGAATCAGTGAGGTCGTTGTCCAAACACAACTTAACTCGCTGCTAGATCGAAAAATCGGCAAACTCTCTGGCGGGGAACAACAGCGAGTGAAATTTGCGCTCGCACTGCTGCCCGATCCAGACCTGATGATCCTTGATGAACCCACCGCCGGGATGGACGTCACTGCGCGCCATGCGTTTTGGGAAACCATGCATAGTCATGTGCGCACCGGGCGCACGATCATCTTCGCCACCCACTACCTTGAAGAAGCAGAAAATTTCGCCAATCGCGTCATCCTTATCAACCGCGGACGGATCATCGCAGACGGATCCATCGACCAAGTGCGTGCCATCGCCGGGATTCGCCACGTTCGGGCACGAGTTGAATCAGTCAATCAGCAAGACCTCACCGCTTTCGAAACAACTTTCGGCGCCCAGATCACAGACCAGCGCCTGACCTGCGCAACTGCGCAATCTGACGATCTTGCCCGCGCACTGCTCAACGCTGGCGCACACGATCTAGAAATCATCTCCCCCTCTCTGGACGACGCCTTCACATCCCTCGTCGCCGCCGATACTTTAGCGAAAGAAGTCTGA
- a CDS encoding sensor histidine kinase: MDTRREYALSLTMSLIWLFFLFIPLRLIAIGPYSPALRSLGYLLIAIFAIVNVTTWVLTFLPRLAHRRTELFVSSVIIQSAITASVLWLFGAAGLSLFPYLFSLVGIHLPLAAASTVVVVLGASMEIAGWWLNTSALAHQLLFISIAIFAMTAGSRYFDQIAKEKQAAIVHETTANERSRLARDIHDVLGHSLTVMSMKSELALRLFDVDPSRARAEIEDIRDLSRAAIAEVRATVSGIRMRLLDEELTSAVEVLRKAGLQVTVTGSVDDVDPRFRFVFAWVVREASTNILRHSRASQITITLSSSQISVSDDGVGIGATAPGNGLTGLSERITAAGGRLEISDNSPGTIVRATMI; encoded by the coding sequence ATGGATACCCGCCGCGAGTATGCGTTATCGCTAACCATGTCTCTGATCTGGTTATTCTTTCTCTTTATTCCACTGCGTCTGATCGCCATAGGTCCCTATTCACCCGCCTTGCGCTCATTGGGCTACCTCCTGATCGCAATCTTCGCAATTGTTAACGTTACGACCTGGGTTCTAACCTTCTTACCGCGCCTGGCACATCGGCGCACTGAGCTCTTCGTTTCCTCGGTTATCATTCAGTCTGCGATCACTGCGAGCGTGCTGTGGCTATTTGGCGCAGCCGGTCTATCACTCTTCCCCTATCTCTTTTCACTGGTCGGGATCCACCTGCCGTTGGCCGCTGCTTCCACCGTCGTCGTAGTGCTGGGGGCAAGTATGGAAATAGCGGGGTGGTGGCTCAACACGTCCGCTCTTGCCCATCAGCTTCTCTTTATCTCAATAGCAATTTTTGCAATGACGGCTGGCTCGCGATACTTCGATCAGATAGCCAAAGAAAAACAAGCAGCCATAGTCCATGAGACGACTGCGAACGAACGCAGTCGCCTGGCTCGCGACATCCACGACGTCTTAGGCCATTCGCTGACAGTTATGTCGATGAAGTCTGAGCTTGCGCTGCGCTTATTCGACGTTGATCCAAGCCGTGCACGTGCCGAGATTGAGGACATTCGCGATCTATCTCGCGCGGCAATTGCAGAAGTGCGTGCAACGGTCTCCGGGATTCGGATGCGGCTTTTGGACGAAGAATTAACCAGTGCCGTCGAGGTCTTGCGCAAGGCGGGGTTGCAGGTCACAGTCACCGGAAGTGTCGACGACGTCGATCCGCGATTCCGATTCGTTTTTGCGTGGGTTGTGCGCGAAGCTAGTACGAATATTTTGCGCCACAGTCGCGCCTCACAGATCACGATTACGTTGAGTTCAAGCCAGATTTCGGTGAGTGATGACGGGGTCGGGATCGGCGCAACAGCACCTGGAAATGGGCTCACTGGTTTAAGCGAACGTATCACGGCAGCTGGCGGACGGTTAGAGATTTCCGATAACTCTCCGGGAACAATTGTGCGAGCAACGATGATCTAA
- a CDS encoding universal stress protein, with amino-acid sequence MSHENIVVVGVDGSRGASSALMWAHAQAKARNARLHLVCVYELPSYAPEFMAPSALSIPAEDSGYLRSAAEKMIQEKAQALQGQGVEVTWSLEFGDPTEVLVEMSKKVALVVVGGREPNSSSLADRLLRTVSSAVPSNGYCPTVVVPSQHEVKDVPIKHIVVGVDGSEHAKTALQRAVWEADRWNARLSIVATVNTAAATWIPADSLHDGFLDEVSESVRAQLAEVDEGRQIDVDIHAIEGNPAEVLAEFSHEVDLVVIGTRGRGGFAGLLLGSTSQTVLSTTACATMVVPRRVRPGDDVGPQPQQAESDQ; translated from the coding sequence ATGTCACACGAGAATATCGTTGTTGTTGGAGTCGATGGTTCACGAGGTGCTTCAAGTGCACTGATGTGGGCACACGCGCAAGCCAAAGCTCGCAACGCTCGCCTGCATCTTGTATGCGTCTATGAACTACCTAGCTATGCGCCAGAGTTTATGGCCCCAAGTGCACTGAGTATTCCCGCCGAGGATAGCGGTTATTTGCGTTCAGCTGCCGAGAAAATGATTCAAGAAAAAGCTCAGGCACTCCAAGGGCAAGGAGTTGAGGTAACGTGGTCGCTCGAATTCGGTGACCCAACTGAGGTGCTTGTGGAGATGTCGAAGAAAGTCGCCCTCGTCGTCGTCGGTGGCCGTGAACCCAACTCCAGCTCGCTAGCGGATCGGCTACTGCGAACCGTCTCTTCAGCTGTGCCGTCTAACGGATACTGCCCAACCGTTGTAGTTCCATCCCAGCACGAAGTCAAGGACGTGCCAATTAAACATATCGTCGTAGGTGTAGACGGTTCGGAACACGCTAAAACCGCGCTGCAACGTGCAGTGTGGGAAGCAGATCGCTGGAATGCGCGACTATCTATTGTGGCTACCGTCAATACGGCAGCTGCAACCTGGATTCCAGCAGATAGCCTCCACGACGGCTTCTTAGACGAAGTCTCCGAATCAGTTCGGGCGCAACTTGCCGAAGTTGACGAAGGGCGCCAGATCGACGTCGACATCCACGCCATCGAAGGCAATCCGGCTGAAGTTCTCGCCGAGTTCTCCCATGAAGTCGATCTTGTTGTGATCGGAACTCGGGGTCGAGGCGGATTCGCTGGTCTGCTCCTGGGATCAACCTCGCAAACTGTGCTCTCTACAACCGCTTGCGCAACGATGGTTGTTCCGCGTCGCGTCCGGCCAGGAGACGACGTGGGCCCGCAGCCACAACAAGCTGAATCAGACCAGTAA
- a CDS encoding response regulator transcription factor, producing MIRVVIADDQTLVRGALCALLNLEDDIDVVGDVGRGDELIPALEATAADVAVVDIEMPGLDGIAATQAVRAAGLATKILIVTTFGRPGYLQRALTAGASGFMVKDTPAEELAGAIRQVYAGGQVVDPGLATQSLFFGSNPLTERERELLRVAEEGATVSEIAAQVFLSEGTVRNHLSSAIGKTGTATRAQAARVAREKGWL from the coding sequence ATGATTCGCGTTGTGATAGCAGATGATCAAACACTGGTACGCGGTGCGTTATGCGCATTGTTGAATTTGGAAGATGATATTGACGTCGTCGGCGATGTTGGGCGTGGCGATGAGCTAATTCCCGCTCTAGAAGCCACTGCCGCCGACGTCGCCGTCGTCGATATCGAAATGCCAGGTCTGGATGGAATCGCTGCAACTCAAGCCGTTCGTGCAGCTGGCCTAGCGACCAAAATCCTTATCGTCACCACATTCGGGCGGCCCGGGTATCTCCAGCGGGCACTGACTGCGGGCGCCTCGGGGTTTATGGTAAAAGATACTCCCGCCGAAGAACTCGCCGGAGCTATCCGGCAGGTCTACGCTGGTGGCCAAGTCGTTGATCCGGGCCTAGCAACGCAGTCGCTGTTTTTCGGATCTAACCCGCTCACCGAACGGGAGCGAGAACTGTTGCGGGTGGCTGAAGAAGGCGCTACGGTTTCTGAGATTGCTGCGCAGGTGTTCCTCTCGGAAGGAACTGTGCGCAACCATCTCTCATCCGCAATCGGGAAAACCGGCACTGCCACTCGAGCCCAAGCTGCGCGCGTTGCACGTGAAAAAGGGTGGCTGTAG
- the mscL gene encoding large conductance mechanosensitive channel protein MscL has translation MLKGFKDFINRGNVVELAVAVVIGAAFSPVISSLTEKVIMPLISALFGQPKFDHIGEFHIGQTAIQPGFFLTAVANFIIVAAAIYFAVVMPMNALKARKKVEPETTPPAQDIQLLTEIRDLLAHK, from the coding sequence ATGCTCAAAGGATTTAAGGACTTCATCAACCGCGGCAATGTGGTTGAACTCGCCGTAGCCGTCGTCATCGGCGCAGCTTTTTCTCCCGTGATCTCCTCACTAACTGAAAAAGTCATTATGCCGTTGATCTCAGCACTCTTCGGCCAACCCAAGTTCGATCACATCGGCGAATTCCATATCGGCCAAACAGCAATCCAGCCTGGATTCTTCCTCACCGCTGTCGCTAACTTCATTATCGTCGCGGCCGCTATCTATTTCGCAGTTGTTATGCCGATGAACGCCCTCAAAGCACGCAAGAAAGTCGAACCTGAAACCACACCGCCCGCACAAGATATTCAACTACTAACTGAGATTCGTGACTTGCTCGCACACAAATAA
- a CDS encoding molybdopterin molybdotransferase MoeA, with protein sequence MKSVADHLADCLAIVSPLPAFTVTLHDAVGTILADNVRSLVDLPATNLAGRDGYAVRAADVFGASAAQPVKLPVISEIRADATDAQSIIEGACMRISSGAPMPSNADAVVPIESTDQARAEVLISSGVEPGANIRMQAEDLQAGSIILQAGVRIGSRQVAMLASAGHSRVMVHPRPRVVIMSVGDELQEPGTQARRGRVFDANSHALASAVSDADGDVFRVGSVSDDARQLRDMIEDQLVRADIIITTGGLSYGGGDTVKDVMHQLGDVRFDNVAMSPGRQLGVGRIGNTVVYCLPGNPVSALTNFEVFIRPSLRKMAGHSHIHRQSIRARVLRGWESPRGQREFVRAKVLGNPRDGYQLEPTGDPRRPLITALSAANCLAIVPEDKTEVAVGDELICEVLDR encoded by the coding sequence ATGAAGTCCGTTGCCGATCACCTTGCTGATTGTCTCGCAATTGTTTCACCCCTGCCTGCCTTTACTGTTACGTTGCATGATGCGGTAGGGACGATTCTTGCAGATAACGTTCGATCCTTAGTAGATTTACCAGCTACTAACCTTGCCGGACGTGACGGATATGCGGTGCGTGCAGCTGATGTTTTCGGTGCGAGCGCGGCCCAGCCGGTGAAACTTCCAGTTATCAGCGAGATACGTGCAGACGCTACCGATGCGCAAAGCATTATTGAGGGCGCGTGCATGCGTATCTCCTCGGGTGCTCCGATGCCATCGAATGCTGATGCGGTTGTTCCTATTGAATCAACTGATCAAGCCAGAGCTGAGGTGCTGATTAGTTCCGGAGTTGAACCGGGAGCCAATATTCGCATGCAAGCTGAAGATTTGCAGGCTGGTTCTATTATTTTGCAGGCTGGGGTGCGTATTGGATCTCGGCAGGTGGCTATGCTGGCATCTGCGGGTCATTCGCGAGTTATGGTTCATCCGCGCCCTCGGGTTGTTATTATGTCGGTTGGCGATGAACTCCAAGAACCTGGAACCCAGGCTCGCCGGGGGCGTGTTTTTGATGCTAACTCACACGCCCTTGCCTCTGCGGTCAGTGATGCTGATGGCGACGTTTTCCGGGTGGGCTCGGTGTCTGATGATGCTCGGCAGTTGCGTGACATGATTGAAGATCAACTAGTGCGAGCTGACATCATCATCACTACTGGCGGCTTGTCCTATGGCGGTGGTGATACGGTCAAAGATGTGATGCATCAGCTTGGTGATGTGCGTTTTGACAATGTGGCTATGTCGCCTGGGCGTCAACTTGGGGTTGGCAGAATCGGAAACACTGTGGTGTATTGTCTACCCGGTAATCCGGTTTCGGCATTGACGAATTTTGAAGTCTTTATTCGTCCTTCGTTGCGAAAGATGGCAGGCCATTCTCATATTCATCGCCAATCGATTCGAGCCCGAGTTTTGCGTGGTTGGGAGTCGCCACGCGGGCAGCGCGAATTTGTTCGAGCTAAAGTGTTGGGCAATCCACGTGATGGTTACCAGCTTGAACCTACCGGTGATCCGCGTCGTCCACTTATAACTGCATTATCGGCGGCGAATTGTTTGGCGATCGTACCGGAGGATAAAACCGAGGTTGCAGTTGGCGATGAACTCATCTGCGAAGTGTTAGATCGCTAA
- a CDS encoding DsrE family protein: MPEIKLVFHVNENDRWPFAIRSVDNVLTNSTTPGTNITVVANGASVRSFSQLDVEPHRMSRIKDLSDKGVHFLICNIALEQRQIKPDMVPDFCTVVPAGIVEIAKLQAEGYGYVKP; this comes from the coding sequence ATGCCAGAAATCAAACTTGTTTTCCATGTCAACGAAAACGACCGCTGGCCATTCGCCATCCGTTCAGTTGATAACGTCCTGACAAACTCCACAACCCCCGGCACCAACATTACCGTCGTTGCCAATGGAGCTTCTGTTCGATCCTTCTCCCAGCTCGACGTCGAACCCCATCGGATGTCACGAATCAAAGACCTCTCCGATAAAGGCGTCCACTTCCTGATCTGCAATATCGCACTCGAGCAACGCCAAATTAAACCAGATATGGTTCCAGACTTTTGTACCGTTGTGCCCGCCGGGATCGTGGAAATCGCTAAACTACAAGCTGAAGGATACGGCTACGTCAAACCATGA
- a CDS encoding rhodanese-related sulfurtransferase: MAISRVLLFYKFTPIADPQAIKLWQWDLCERLKLRGRILISQHGINGTVGGTIQACKAYVKRMKQYPEFADIEWKISEGLGTDADGYASDFPRLSVKVRKEIVAFGAPDELEVDENGIVGGGRHVRPEEVEQIIAQNPDLVFFDGRNAIEAQVGRFDGAIVPPTSTTHDFISLLDSGEYDDLKDKPILAYCTGGIRCEVLTALMKKRGFSKVMQLHGGIVRYGEMFGNTGRWKGSLTVFDNREVMDFDGGDVSLIGTCHSCGASTNTLHNCDEPSCRERLVTCQTCAQQPVFCQEHAVALA; the protein is encoded by the coding sequence GTGGCAATTTCGCGAGTTTTACTTTTCTACAAATTCACGCCCATCGCTGATCCGCAGGCGATTAAGCTTTGGCAGTGGGATTTATGTGAGCGCCTAAAGTTGCGCGGGCGCATCCTGATTTCCCAGCATGGAATCAATGGCACCGTGGGTGGGACAATTCAAGCATGCAAAGCATACGTAAAACGCATGAAACAGTATCCTGAATTTGCTGACATTGAATGGAAGATCTCCGAAGGCCTTGGCACAGACGCTGACGGCTACGCATCTGATTTTCCGCGCCTCTCAGTCAAAGTGCGCAAAGAAATCGTAGCGTTCGGTGCTCCAGATGAACTAGAAGTTGACGAGAACGGCATCGTTGGCGGCGGCCGCCATGTCCGCCCCGAAGAAGTTGAACAGATCATCGCACAGAACCCAGATCTGGTTTTCTTCGATGGCCGCAATGCTATTGAAGCGCAAGTAGGGCGTTTTGACGGTGCAATTGTGCCACCAACATCAACCACGCATGATTTTATTTCACTGCTCGATTCAGGTGAATATGATGACCTGAAAGACAAACCAATTTTGGCATACTGCACGGGCGGAATCCGCTGCGAAGTGCTGACCGCACTGATGAAAAAGCGCGGTTTTTCCAAGGTAATGCAGCTCCATGGCGGTATTGTTCGCTACGGCGAAATGTTTGGCAACACTGGACGCTGGAAGGGGTCACTTACCGTTTTCGACAACCGTGAAGTGATGGACTTCGACGGCGGCGACGTTAGCCTCATTGGAACCTGCCATTCGTGTGGTGCGTCAACTAACACGTTACACAACTGCGATGAGCCTTCGTGCCGCGAGCGACTTGTCACATGCCAAACGTGCGCACAGCAACCAGTTTTCTGTCAAGAGCACGCAGTAGCGCTCGCGTGA
- a CDS encoding Rib/alpha-like domain-containing protein, protein MRIKKIIISPILAAGLVIGFAPSALAAEEFAVTATTTLDELKVALADETTQRVIFTENANFDGGIVINHPMTFVVNDGIAVNFTTGVGHALDIKSEFVFNNMGTVNLVSSGGYGVKINQKTPGQSVVFMGDGRDGSAINVGPTKNYGIDGQLLNGPFTVKDMALNVATGPDTVEGPMIFAKQTGESVDAKVVFDNVALNLDHSSTTSVWRPALYSEREITFRNSAVRSQTVRNYNMSFVAGAPATFDNSTVDLVTTADAVTEGFWIFKKPFVAINTAGNTVNILNSTISSDIQATGATHEAFQFQDSTYNIDSSVVVGDSLGVDSKQTAGSHLKITGDSKVQIPGTSDMPNAKITTVIDGGTVVLPPTTVAKNSIGQDLREFISDADTTEVSIDLEGNPYTYKVTKESDDSMKHVWAPAVMVDYYVNQDDAQSADTRTLIAGTNIAEPLNATTFFTQPDVPAGFAGKFVIFDPTPGPEFTSMSTVSQDTKITFTTTPLPDVETVDITVMVGDPVGATDGIVDLPKDASVEIITPADVSVPGKTTQTVKITFGDGSMVTKIINVTVIERKVPDPTPTDPTPTDPTPTDPTPTDPTPMPTDKPLAQTGASISVAGWIAAILLAGGAGIIFAIKNRQRS, encoded by the coding sequence ATGAGAATAAAAAAGATTATAATCTCCCCGATCCTTGCCGCTGGGCTTGTTATCGGGTTTGCACCTAGCGCACTTGCTGCTGAAGAATTCGCCGTCACAGCAACCACCACACTTGATGAACTCAAGGTGGCACTTGCCGATGAGACTACCCAACGGGTGATCTTCACAGAAAATGCCAACTTTGATGGCGGTATCGTCATCAATCATCCGATGACTTTTGTTGTTAACGATGGTATCGCTGTCAATTTCACCACCGGCGTCGGGCATGCCCTCGATATTAAGTCCGAGTTCGTATTTAACAATATGGGCACGGTTAATCTAGTTTCTAGCGGTGGCTATGGCGTAAAGATTAACCAAAAGACTCCTGGCCAAAGTGTGGTCTTTATGGGAGATGGTCGAGATGGTAGCGCAATTAATGTTGGCCCCACGAAAAACTACGGCATCGATGGCCAACTGCTCAACGGTCCTTTTACAGTTAAGGATATGGCGCTCAATGTTGCGACAGGTCCTGACACTGTTGAAGGGCCGATGATCTTCGCGAAGCAAACCGGAGAAAGCGTTGATGCCAAGGTAGTTTTCGACAACGTCGCGCTTAACTTAGATCATTCGAGTACAACCTCGGTGTGGCGTCCTGCACTGTATTCAGAGCGGGAGATCACCTTCCGCAATAGCGCAGTTCGCTCCCAGACTGTGCGTAACTACAATATGTCTTTTGTTGCTGGCGCTCCTGCCACCTTTGACAACTCCACTGTAGACTTAGTGACCACCGCCGATGCAGTTACTGAAGGTTTTTGGATTTTCAAGAAACCATTTGTTGCGATCAATACGGCAGGTAACACGGTCAATATTCTCAATAGCACTATTTCGAGTGACATTCAGGCAACTGGAGCAACTCACGAGGCGTTCCAGTTCCAAGATTCGACGTACAACATCGATTCCAGTGTTGTCGTTGGCGATTCGCTTGGCGTTGACTCAAAGCAGACAGCCGGATCTCATCTGAAGATCACTGGCGATTCAAAGGTTCAGATTCCAGGCACGAGCGATATGCCTAACGCCAAGATTACAACTGTCATTGATGGCGGCACTGTTGTTCTACCACCGACTACCGTTGCTAAGAATTCGATCGGGCAAGATCTGCGTGAATTTATTTCAGATGCCGATACCACAGAAGTTAGCATTGACCTCGAAGGCAATCCTTACACTTACAAAGTGACCAAAGAATCTGATGATTCCATGAAGCACGTGTGGGCACCGGCAGTTATGGTCGACTACTACGTCAACCAAGACGATGCCCAGAGTGCAGATACTCGTACGCTCATTGCAGGTACGAATATTGCCGAGCCACTCAACGCTACCACCTTCTTTACTCAGCCTGATGTTCCAGCTGGTTTTGCTGGCAAGTTCGTCATTTTTGACCCTACACCGGGCCCGGAGTTCACGTCGATGAGCACGGTATCCCAAGACACTAAGATCACCTTCACCACCACGCCATTGCCTGATGTTGAAACAGTCGATATCACTGTGATGGTTGGCGATCCAGTTGGAGCAACTGACGGAATTGTTGATCTACCCAAGGATGCGAGCGTTGAAATTATTACTCCGGCCGATGTCTCTGTTCCTGGAAAGACCACCCAAACAGTGAAGATTACCTTCGGTGATGGAAGTATGGTCACTAAGATTATCAACGTGACAGTTATTGAACGCAAGGTACCTGATCCAACACCAACCGATCCAACACCAACTGACCCAACACCAACCGATCCAACACCAACCGATCCAACACCTATGCCTACGGATAAGCCATTAGCCCAAACTGGCGCATCGATTTCCGTGGCAGGCTGGATCGCTGCGATTTTGCTCGCTGGAGGTGCTGGTATCATCTTCGCAATTAAGAATAGGCAACGTAGCTAA